TTCATTGACAATTATCTCTTTTCTTTCAGGAAATAATGTTACTACTCCAATAAACAGTGCTGCAAATATTAGAACTCCGGCATAGCTCTTGATAATTTTTGATATATCGTTTTCTTTCATCATTTTATTGTCCTTCATATTAATACACCCATTATAACTGCTATCAATATAGCAGCAATGAAACTTGATATATTTCTCATAGCTGTAAACTTAATCCCAAATTCTTTTATTTCGAGAGGCATGGATGTGAAACCTATCATTGTAAGACTTGTGATAAATGCCGCTCCGATCATCACACTCGCTCCCTTTTCAATTAGGGAAGCCACTAATGGAAATGAAACAAAAGCAGGAATGTACAAGATGGCCCCAATAAGAGATGCCAGAAGAATGCCAGAAATGCCTGATTTTTCTCCTAGATATTCTGCTATTAATCTATTTGGGATAAATCCCTGCATGATGCCTATAATTACAATTGTTATTATGATATACGGTGCAGTATTAACTAATGACTTAAATGCAATTTTTACTACCTTTGATGTCTTTTCTTTTGATTTAAAAAATGAAATGCCCAGAGCCACCAGTACTAAGAGATTCAAGATAAGAAAATCAATGGCCATCCTGAACCCCCATGATTACCATATCGTCAAGACACTTTATACCACGAATTTCATCTTGGCCTACAAAAATACCTTGATTAGATTTGAGTTCAAATTTACCTTCTTTATTTGAGAAAATTCCTCTACCTTTCATCACATAAAAAAATACAGCATACGGTTCCGGATGAGGTGGTATCTCTTGACCAACTTTGAAGTATACAGTTACAATATTGAATTTTCCTGATTTGATAAGATCTTTTTTATTAGGCTCTTTGTCAGAAAAATAATTATTTTCTATTAAATTATTAAAATACATCTATCTTCCTCCAAACTTATTATTGTAAAACTCGATCATACTATCGATTATTGATTTACTCTCAATTAGGTTTTCAAACCACTTCTTAAGAAATTCTTCACCTTCTTTTGTTGGCTCATAAATTCTTTTATCTGGTGCATCTTGATTCTTTTCCCAAGTTGAAGACAATAGCCCGCTATTTTCCATTCTTCTCAAAGTAGTATACATTGTTCCAGTTTTGACTATGTGTCGTCCACGACTCATTTTTTCTATTTTTTTAATGATTTCATAGCCATACGAAGGAGTTTCACAGACTACCCTCAATATAAGAAACTGTAGCCACCCTCTCTCTAGACCCTTTTCAACGCTCACAATATACTATATAACATTGTTATATATAAGGATTTCTACATTTTGAATATTAAATAGAATTACTTTGTATTAATGCAAAAACTCTAAATAACTAATCCACCTCTTCCAATTTTTATTATTTTAAATGCTTACTAAGTTATTAATATTTTTGGAGATTATTATTTTCTTGAGTCAAATATAGATATAAGATTCATACAAGACTTATTATCATGATAACTAATGCACCAAAATGTCCGGAATGCGGATTAGAAAAGATAGTTGTAATTGTCTATGGAATTCCCGGACACGGCCTTTTAGAAAACTCCCAAAAAGGCGAATTTATTTTAGGGGATGTGAGGTGTGTCCCAATGCTCCAAGATATAACTGCAAGAGATGTATGAAAGAGTAGGGCATTTTAAGGGTTAATACAAAATATTTTTGTGTTAGAGATTGTTAAAATAAGATAATAAAATAGATTATTTCAATTCTTCAAATGTTTTCCAACCTAATTCAGGTAAGTCGCATTGTGCCATTGCTCTCGTTGCCGCACCACTACCATACATCTTGTCTATAGTCTTCAAAGCTATGCCAATTTCACCTTTCATGTCATTAGGTTTAGTTTTTGATTTATTCTCTCGGATTACTTGCAACCAATCTGAATAATTTTTTTCTACTGCCATTTATATCCACGTATCTATTATTTATCATATATTTATAAATATTTCGTTGATTGCATTAAAAAAAATTATAAATATCGGCAATTATAGGAATGCATAAAATTGTTCTAGTCCCCTAACACAATATATAAATGTTAAAATAAATAAAAATTGATAATTAATTCAATAATCATTCTTTATAATTTCAAAAATAGGTAAAAATTACCTTATAGAAATTTTGGATGTTTTTCTTTATAAAATAAATCTCGATGGCACAGTTATTTTTATTCTTAAAATAGGGTCAGTTTCAAAACTTCATAAGTTCTTCTTCCCACTCTTTCTTACAATCACAATTGGACTCTAATATATTTACATCGTTATTAATTGAGAATTCTAAAATCTTTTTTTCAATTTCCCTGTTACAACTCTTGCAATTTTTAGGGCCACGTGATCTGCCGAATGCTACTGGATGGCAAATTACATCTGGCCTTAATTTTGCAGTCTCTTTTAGGATTTCCAATATGCTCCATCCCCAAGGTGGTGAATACTCTCCCTTGTTCCAGAGGTGCTCCACAAATGTATTCTTATGGACCGTCATAGGATTAAACGAAATTACATCAGCAATCATCTCTATACTTTTTGCAGAGTTTATAGCATCATGGATAGCTTCTTTTTCAGTTAGAAATGGAGGCTTAATCATCAAGTAGGCCTTATTTACAATATCCAGCTTTTTTAGAATCTCACTCGCAGAAAGAAAATCTTCAAAGGTAAATCCCTTGTTAATAGAATGCTTTAGTATCCTGTTATTTGATGATTCCAATCCCATTGCAACTTCAATTTGAAGATCATTATTCCCGATTAAATCTTTCAAGTAACTCTCTTCAACATATTCTGGCCTAGATTCTAATGTTACTTCTAAGATTCCTTTTTCAGATAGAAAAGAAATAATTTTCTTTGCACAAGCATGATCAACTTCTTTAGGATCAAGAAAACTTCCAGATGTAAATAGTTTGACCTTCTTTATTTCTTCATCATAAGCACTGTTAAACTCTTGAACAAATATGCTGAATATATCAATTGAAGAGTCGCTAGGAGAATCCTCAAAGTATGAACACATATTACACCTTCTCCATCTGCACCCAACAGTAGGCAGTATGATAGAAAGTGCTTTCGCTTCCTCGCCCTGAACATTTTCCCTGTTATAAAAGAACATTAAATCCTATTATTAAATTCTGTTTAAAAACTTCACTCAAAGAGGCAGTTCATGCAGTTTACAGCTATGATTGATATAATAAAAGCTAATATTGCAAAGATAACCCAGATTCTTCTTCTGTAATATCTTTCAGAAATATAAACAATAAAAGCTGAAGTAGCTAAAAAATAGCAAAGCAGTGGGAATATAGGTCTTGAAAGAAGTAAGAATAGATTATATCCCACCAAATAAAGTGACCATTCAATACCGCTCCAGCTGATACCTATAAAAATGACACCAAAAATGAATAACTCTTCTGCCTTTTTGTAATCCTTGTCTCTTAAAAAAAGGGAATAAATTATTAAAAAAGAGCTTAAGATAGAACTTAAAATTGAGTAATGAAATCCTAGAGATTCAAGCCCCATTTTATTCCAGCACAGCACCTTTTTCGGACGAGGAAACAAGTTTTCTGTATCTCAAAAGCATACCTGGAATATTCTTCTTTGGTGGCTTTGCAACTTTTAGTCTTTCTTCTATCTCTTTAGCAGTTAGTGCTACCTCAAGTTTTCTTTTAGGTATATCTATTTTGATTATATCTCCATCTTTTACAGCAGCTATCGGCCCCTTGTCAAATGCTTCTGGGGCCACATGACCTATACAAGGACCTCTTGTTCCTCCAGAAAATCTTCCATCTGTAATTAGGGCCACCGATTCAGACAGCCCCATACCTGCTATCAAACTTGTTGGTTCTAGCATCTCCCTCATTCCAGGCCCACCTTTTGGCCCTTCGTACCTTATGACAACAACCATGCCTGACTTAATCTTACCGGAGAGTATGGCTTTTGTAGCCGCTTCTTCACTTTCAAAGACTTTGGCCTTACCTTCAAACTTCATTATCTTCTCGCTAACTGCTGTCTGCTTCACAACAGAACCATTAGGGGCCAGATTTCCTTTGAGTATGGCTATTCCACCTTGCTTGTGATAAGGATTATCAATATCTCTAATTGTGTCTGATTTGACGAGCTTGACTTTCTTCAGTACGTCACCAAGTGTTTTTCCCATAACTGTCTTTGTTTCAAGATTTAGTTTATCTTTTAATCTAATTAATATCTGAGGGATGCCGCCTGCATCATCAAAGTCTCTCATAAAGAAGGGTCCACCTGGCCTTAAATTTACAAGGTGCGGTGTTTCTTTAGAGAGCTTATCAAATAATGTCAAGGGAAGGACAATTCCAAATGCATTAGCAACTGCTGGCAGATGTAGTGCAGTGTTTGATGATCCGCCTATTCCCATATCAACTCTTATTGCATTTTCAAAGCTCATCTTAGTGATTATGTCTCTTGGTTTCAAGTCCTTCTTAACAAGTTCAACTATAAGCTTCCCTGTTTGGTAAGCTATTTCTTCTTTTCTCTTGTCAGTTGCATGAACAGTAGCGCTCCCTGGGACGGAAAGACCCAATGCTTCAGTCATACAGGCCATAGAGTTTGCTGTGAATAGACCTGCACATGCTCCAGCACCAGGGCAACTCCTCTTCTCTATTTCTCTAAGCTCCTTTTCAGAGACATCTCCATTTTTATAACTTCCAATAGCTTCAAAGATAGAGATTAGATCAAGTTGTTTTCCTTTATATTTTCCTGGTTCCATTGGGCCACCAGTGACCATAACAGCCGGGATATTTATTCTACCCGCGGCCATAAGCATACCTGGCGTTATCTTGTCACAATTTGTAACTCCAACCCATCCATCAAATAGATGAGAAGAAACCATTAGCTCAACAGAATCAGCAATAATATCTCTTGATGGTAGAGAATACCTCATACCCTGATGCCCCATTGCAATTCCATCACATATGCCGGGCATACCAAATTCGAATGGGACACCACCCGCATCTCTAATGCCTTTCTTTACAAGGTCTGTTAGTTTTCTAAGATTAATGTGGCCTGGTACTATTTCAGAGTAAGCTGAGGCTACACCTATGAACGGCTTCTTAAAGTCCTCATCTTTTAGCCCATCAGCTCTCAATAAGCCTCTTGCCCCTGCCTTATCAACATCCTCTTTAATTATAGAACTTCTCACTTATTCACATCCACAAATTTTGATAATCCATATTCAACGCTATCCACAAGTGCGTACCAGCTAGCAGTTATGATGTTCTCCGATACTCCAACAGTATCCCACATCTTGTTGTAGCCATGAGTTCTTATTAAAACTCTTACAACCGAACCAGTTCCTTCTTCGCCTTCAAGGACCCTAACCTTATAGTCGGTGAGATTGAAGTTCTTTATCTCAGGATAAGCGCCAATTAGAGCTTTTCTAAGTGCTTTGTCAAGCGCATTAACAGGACCGTTACCTTCAGCGGCCGTATGGAACTCTTTATCATTTACCTTAAGCTTTATTGTAGCTTCAGAGCGAGATTCCATATCGCCTCTTTTGTCAATAACAACTCTAAATCCTTCAAGATCAAAGAACTTCTTGTAAGTTCCTAGAGCTTTCTTCATAAGAAGCTCAAATGAAGCCTCTGCACCTTCAAACTGATAACCCTCGTTTTCAAGTTTCTTTATTTTTTCTAAAATGAAATCTAGTTTAGCATCAGCAGATTCTAGATCAACTCCGTACTCTTTGGCCTTAAAAATAATGTTACTTCTGCCGGATAATTCAGATACTATAACTCTTGTTCTATTTCCAACAAGCTCTGGCTTAATATGCTCATAGGTATCGGGGTGTCTTTGAATAGCACTAACGTGGATTCCACCTTTATGTGCAAATGCGCTTGCACCCACATATGGCTGATGCATTTCAGGGGAGATATTTCCAAGCTCTGCTATATATGCTGAGACATTTTTTAGTTTACCTAGTTGTGCATCCGATATACAATCAAGCTTCATCTTAATTTTAAGGCCAGGGATTATTGAGCAAAGATTTGCATTACCGCACCTTTCTCCATATCCATTAATAGTTCCCTGGACATGCACAGCCCCATTTTTGACCGCTTCAAGTGAGTTTGCAACAGCACATTCTGAATCATTATGAGCGTGAATACCAATTTTACTTTTAATTTCAGATTTAATTTCATTAATAATGTTTCCAATCTCAAAGGGCAGACTCCCTCCATTTGTATCGCATAAAGATATGCAGTCTGCGCCAGCTTTGTCAGCTTCTTTAATCGTTGATAGAGCATATTCTTTGTTTCTCTTAAATCCATCAAAGAAATGCTCTGCATCGTAGATGACTTCAATTCCATGTTCCTTTAGGAAAACTATAGAATCATATATCATCTCTAGATTTTTTTCAAGTGGAATCTTCAATGCTTCAATGACATGGAAATCCCAACTCTTCCCAAAAATCGATGCAACTTCTGTGTCTACGTCAATAATAGCCTTTAGATTAGGATCATCTTCGGCCTTTAGCTTCGCCCTTCTAGTACTCCCAAAGGCACAAATCTTTGAAGTAGATAATGAAAGAGCTTTGGCATTTTTGAAGAACTCCACATCCTTTGGATTTGAGCCTGGCCATCCGCCCTCGATGTAATGTATGCCTAGTTCGTCAAGCTTTTCACATACCTTCAACTTATCATTAGCGGAGAAGGATATACCTTCTCCCTGTGTTCCGTCTCTTAAGGTTGTATCAAAAAGCCTTATCATTTTTTTCTCCTATTGTTTGATCTTCTTGACTATTTCGTCTCCGACCTCAGTTGTCTTTGAAGTTCCTCCAAGGTCCTGTGTCCTTACCTTTCCTTCTTCTAAGACTTTGATTACAGCCTTTTCAATTATTGTTGCTGTTTTTGGTTCTCCGATAGTTTCTAGCATCATGACTCCACTCAATATTGTAGCAAGAGGATTTGAAACATTTTTTCCCTTGTATTTCGGTGCAGAGCCGTGTATTGGCTCAAACATTGAAACACCATCAGGATTAATATTTCCGCCAGCTGCAAGACCTAGACCTCCTTGTATCATAGCTCCAAGATCTGTAATTATATCTCCAAACATATTTGGAGCAACAACGACTTGATACCACTGTGGCTGTTTTACAAACCACATTGTAATTGCATCGACAAATGCAAATTCAGTTTCATAACCAGGATATTCTTTTGCCACTTCTTCAAAAACATCTCGCCATAAACTGTAAATGTTTGTCAAGACATTGGCCTTATCAACAGATGTTACTCTTTTCTTACCTTTCATCTTAGCAAGTTCAAAGGCATATCTTATTACTCTCTCAGAACCTGCTCTGGATATCATCCCTATCTGATAGGCTATCTCTTCAGGTCTATCGATATCAATACCCATATTGAACTTTACTTCGTAAAGGTCTCTTATTACCTCAAGTTCCTCTTTGTTTTTTCTTCCTTTGAATCTTCCACCAATGCCTATATAGAAATCTTCTGTGTTTTCTCTAATCACATGAAAGTTAATATCTTTGTAGGATTTATCTTTCAAAGGACAAGGAACATTTGGATAGGATACAATAGGCCTTAAATTTACATACTGATCAAAATAAAACCTCATTTTTAGGAGGATACCTTTCTCAAGTACACCAGGGGCAACTCTTGGATCCCCAATAGAGCCAAAGTATATTGCATCCTTTTTCTTAAGTTCCTTTAGTGTATCTTCTGTAATCAATTCTCCAGTTTTTAAATATTGTTCAGACCCATTTTGGTAGTATTCCCATTCGATGTCTAATCCTGTTATGTCGCAAGCTGCGTCTATTACCTTCTTTCCTTCTTCGATTATCTCAGGTCCTATGCCGTCACCGGGCATTATGGCTATTTTTTTCATTAAGAACCTCCTTTACATATTCCATCAAGCCACCCTTCTCTACTATCTTGAGTAAAAAGGCAGGCAGCGGTTTAAATTCAAAGACCTCATTAGATCTTTTGTTCTTTATAGTTCCTCCTTTCAGATCGACTAAAAGTTCATCGCCTTCATTTGCTCTAACATCATATTCAATTAAGGTCAAACCTAAATTAATAGAATTTCTAAAAAATATTCTTGCAAAGCTTTTTGCAATAACGCACGATATACCTGCGCCCATAAGCGCTCTTGGCGCATGCTCTCTGGACGATCCACATCCAAAGTTTCTTCCAGCAACTATTATATCGCCCTCTCTCACGATATTTCTAAACTCTGGCCTTACTTTTACAAAGGCGTTTTTTGCAAGTTCTTTGGGATCACCAGTAACTAAAAATTCAGCAGGGATAATCTGATCAGTGTCAACGTTATCTCCGAATTTTATGACTTTTCCTTCAAGGATCTCCTTCATTATAGCACCTCTCGTGGATCAACGATCCTTCCCTCAAGTGCAGAAGCGGCAACTACTGCAGGATTTGCCAGATAAACCTCAGAGTTTTTATGGCCCATTCTCCCTATGAAATTCCTGTTTGTTGTAGCAACACATTTTTCGCCGTCAGCAAGTATGCCCATGTAACCACCAAGGCATGCCCCACATGTAGGCCCACATACAAAACAGTCAGCCTTCTCAAAGATTTCAATCAGCCCTTCCTTTAATGCTTGATTAAAGACTTCCTTTGTCGCAGGAACAACAAGCATTCTAACTTCAGAGTTGATTTTCTTTCCCTTTAAAATTTCAGCTGCTATCCTTAGATCTTCGATTCTACCGTTTGTACAAGAGCCAAGATAGGCCTGATCTATCTTCACATCAACTTCAGATGCCGGTGCAGTATTGCTCGGTAAAAATGGTTTCGCAACTGTAGGCGGTATATCTGACGCATCATATTTTAACTCTTCAATATAATAAGCATCTTTATCAGAATAAACTGGATTGTAGCTTCCTCTAACTCTTCCCTGAAGATATTCAAAGACTTTATCATCTGGAGGAATAATACCGGCTTTGCCCCCAGCTTCTATTGCCATATTTGAAATGGATATCCTGTCTGAGAGTGTTAAATTTTCAATGGTATTCCCATAATACTCCATGGCTTGGTATAATGCACCCTCTACTCCAATATCCCCGATTACATTTAGGATTATATCCTTCCCATAAACATAATTGTCAAGTTTTCCATTGACTGTTATTTTAATACTATCAGGTACTTTTAGCCAAAGTTTTCCTATTGCCATTACAGCAGCAGCTTCAGTAGATCCAATACCTGTTGAAAATGCCCCTAAAGCACCGTAACTACATGTATGTGAATCTGCACCTACGATCAATCTTCCCGGTGCAACAAAACCTTTCTCAATCATAAGTTGGTGGCATACTCCACCTCTCCCAACTTCAAAGTAGTTTTCTATTTCGTATTTTTTTGCAAAGTCTCTCATTCTTTTTGCCTGCTCAGCGGAGGCAACGTCCTTGTTAGGAACATAATGGTCTGGAATAAGCACTATCTTCTCTTTATACGGCTTTGTGCCTTTTGGAAGTTTTTCAAACTGCTCAAATGCTGGGAGTCCAGTTACATCATTTACCATTACATAATCAACATTAGCTTCAACTATCTGGCCAGCCTCAGCATTTACTCCAGCCTTATTTCCGATTATTTTTTCTGATATGGTCTTTCCCATAAAAATCAACTAAAAAATAAAAATTTAAATTATATTATTTTTTTTCAGGTTTTAAGAACATCTTTCTGATGTCTTTACCAACATCTTCTATGAGTTTTTCACTGCCCTCTTTCCTTGCTCTTGTTAGCACTGGTCTGCCTGTGTAGTTTTCCATCATGAACTCTCTTGCAAATTCGCCTGATTTAATATTGTCAAGAACTTCATACATTCTTTCCCTGACTGAGTCATCGATTATCATTGGACCTCTAGTTCTTCCACCATATTCTGCAGTGTTTGATACTCTCTCCCACATCAATTCTAGACCGCCTTCATAGAATAAGTCTACTATTAGCTTCATTTCGTTTAGGCACTCAAAATAAGCAATTTCTGGCTGGTAGCCTTCACTTACCAATGTTTCGAAGCCTGCTGTAATGAGTTCTGTAATACCACCACAGAGAACACACTGCTCTCCGAATATGTCTGTAATTGCTTCTTCCTCAAATGTAGTTTCGACTACTCCAGCTTTTGTTAAGTTCATAGCTTTTGCCATTGCGAGTGCTGTCTGCTTAGCCTTTCCAGTGTAATCCTGCTCAACGGCTAGTAGAGCTGGAGCTCCAAAACCTTCTCTGTAAAGCCTTCTTAATTCACTACCTGGTGTTTTAGGTGCGACCATGACTACGTCAACATATTCTGGTGGCTTGATCTGATTGAATGTAATGTTAAATCCATGAGAAAAGCTTAGAACATCTCCTTCCTTTAGGTTGTCTTTTATGTATTTTGCATATACATGTGGCTGGACTTCATCAGGTATCAAGATGTGAACAATGTCTCCCGCCTTTGCAGCGTCTTCAACACTCATCGTCTTAATCCCTGCATCTTTAGCACAGTTCCAAGACTTTCCCCCTTCATTTACACCGACGACAACGTCAATACCGCTATCGTGCAAACACAGAGCCTGCGCCCTTCCTTGATTCCCATAACCTATTACGGCTACCTTTTTACCTTGTAAATACTTAAGGTCTGCATCACAATCATAATACATTGTTGCCATAATTTAACCTCCACTTTTCTTTTCAATATCCCTAGAAATGGCAGTAACTCCTGTTCTAAAGAGTTCTTTTATGCCAAAGTTCTTCATTGTTTCAACAAATCTGTCTATATCTAGCGGATCTGCTGTTATCTCTAGGGTTATTGTTCTTATACTAATATCT
This portion of the Methanofastidiosum sp. genome encodes:
- a CDS encoding 3-isopropylmalate dehydratase small subunit, coding for MKEILEGKVIKFGDNVDTDQIIPAEFLVTGDPKELAKNAFVKVRPEFRNIVREGDIIVAGRNFGCGSSREHAPRALMGAGISCVIAKSFARIFFRNSINLGLTLIEYDVRANEGDELLVDLKGGTIKNKRSNEVFEFKPLPAFLLKIVEKGGLMEYVKEVLNEKNSHNAR
- the ilvC gene encoding ketol-acid reductoisomerase, whose product is MATMYYDCDADLKYLQGKKVAVIGYGNQGRAQALCLHDSGIDVVVGVNEGGKSWNCAKDAGIKTMSVEDAAKAGDIVHILIPDEVQPHVYAKYIKDNLKEGDVLSFSHGFNITFNQIKPPEYVDVVMVAPKTPGSELRRLYREGFGAPALLAVEQDYTGKAKQTALAMAKAMNLTKAGVVETTFEEEAITDIFGEQCVLCGGITELITAGFETLVSEGYQPEIAYFECLNEMKLIVDLFYEGGLELMWERVSNTAEYGGRTRGPMIIDDSVRERMYEVLDNIKSGEFAREFMMENYTGRPVLTRARKEGSEKLIEDVGKDIRKMFLKPEKK
- a CDS encoding PadR family transcriptional regulator; the encoded protein is MSVEKGLERGWLQFLILRVVCETPSYGYEIIKKIEKMSRGRHIVKTGTMYTTLRRMENSGLLSSTWEKNQDAPDKRIYEPTKEGEEFLKKWFENLIESKSIIDSMIEFYNNKFGGR
- a CDS encoding permease; translated protein: MAIDFLILNLLVLVALGISFFKSKEKTSKVVKIAFKSLVNTAPYIIITIVIIGIMQGFIPNRLIAEYLGEKSGISGILLASLIGAILYIPAFVSFPLVASLIEKGASVMIGAAFITSLTMIGFTSMPLEIKEFGIKFTAMRNISSFIAAILIAVIMGVLI
- a CDS encoding AraC family ligand binding domain-containing protein — encoded protein: MYFNNLIENNYFSDKEPNKKDLIKSGKFNIVTVYFKVGQEIPPHPEPYAVFFYVMKGRGIFSNKEGKFELKSNQGIFVGQDEIRGIKCLDDMVIMGVQDGH
- a CDS encoding isocitrate/isopropylmalate dehydrogenase family protein, which translates into the protein MKKIAIMPGDGIGPEIIEEGKKVIDAACDITGLDIEWEYYQNGSEQYLKTGELITEDTLKELKKKDAIYFGSIGDPRVAPGVLEKGILLKMRFYFDQYVNLRPIVSYPNVPCPLKDKSYKDINFHVIRENTEDFYIGIGGRFKGRKNKEELEVIRDLYEVKFNMGIDIDRPEEIAYQIGMISRAGSERVIRYAFELAKMKGKKRVTSVDKANVLTNIYSLWRDVFEEVAKEYPGYETEFAFVDAITMWFVKQPQWYQVVVAPNMFGDIITDLGAMIQGGLGLAAGGNINPDGVSMFEPIHGSAPKYKGKNVSNPLATILSGVMMLETIGEPKTATIIEKAVIKVLEEGKVRTQDLGGTSKTTEVGDEIVKKIKQ
- a CDS encoding 3-isopropylmalate dehydratase large subunit gives rise to the protein MGKTISEKIIGNKAGVNAEAGQIVEANVDYVMVNDVTGLPAFEQFEKLPKGTKPYKEKIVLIPDHYVPNKDVASAEQAKRMRDFAKKYEIENYFEVGRGGVCHQLMIEKGFVAPGRLIVGADSHTCSYGALGAFSTGIGSTEAAAVMAIGKLWLKVPDSIKITVNGKLDNYVYGKDIILNVIGDIGVEGALYQAMEYYGNTIENLTLSDRISISNMAIEAGGKAGIIPPDDKVFEYLQGRVRGSYNPVYSDKDAYYIEELKYDASDIPPTVAKPFLPSNTAPASEVDVKIDQAYLGSCTNGRIEDLRIAAEILKGKKINSEVRMLVVPATKEVFNQALKEGLIEIFEKADCFVCGPTCGACLGGYMGILADGEKCVATTNRNFIGRMGHKNSEVYLANPAVVAASALEGRIVDPREVL
- the ilvD gene encoding dihydroxy-acid dehydratase, which encodes MRSSIIKEDVDKAGARGLLRADGLKDEDFKKPFIGVASAYSEIVPGHINLRKLTDLVKKGIRDAGGVPFEFGMPGICDGIAMGHQGMRYSLPSRDIIADSVELMVSSHLFDGWVGVTNCDKITPGMLMAAGRINIPAVMVTGGPMEPGKYKGKQLDLISIFEAIGSYKNGDVSEKELREIEKRSCPGAGACAGLFTANSMACMTEALGLSVPGSATVHATDKRKEEIAYQTGKLIVELVKKDLKPRDIITKMSFENAIRVDMGIGGSSNTALHLPAVANAFGIVLPLTLFDKLSKETPHLVNLRPGGPFFMRDFDDAGGIPQILIRLKDKLNLETKTVMGKTLGDVLKKVKLVKSDTIRDIDNPYHKQGGIAILKGNLAPNGSVVKQTAVSEKIMKFEGKAKVFESEEAATKAILSGKIKSGMVVVIRYEGPKGGPGMREMLEPTSLIAGMGLSESVALITDGRFSGGTRGPCIGHVAPEAFDKGPIAAVKDGDIIKIDIPKRKLEVALTAKEIEERLKVAKPPKKNIPGMLLRYRKLVSSSEKGAVLE
- a CDS encoding archaeosine biosynthesis radical SAM protein RaSEA; this translates as MFFYNRENVQGEEAKALSIILPTVGCRWRRCNMCSYFEDSPSDSSIDIFSIFVQEFNSAYDEEIKKVKLFTSGSFLDPKEVDHACAKKIISFLSEKGILEVTLESRPEYVEESYLKDLIGNNDLQIEVAMGLESSNNRILKHSINKGFTFEDFLSASEILKKLDIVNKAYLMIKPPFLTEKEAIHDAINSAKSIEMIADVISFNPMTVHKNTFVEHLWNKGEYSPPWGWSILEILKETAKLRPDVICHPVAFGRSRGPKNCKSCNREIEKKILEFSINNDVNILESNCDCKKEWEEELMKF
- the cimA gene encoding citramalate synthase, whose amino-acid sequence is MIRLFDTTLRDGTQGEGISFSANDKLKVCEKLDELGIHYIEGGWPGSNPKDVEFFKNAKALSLSTSKICAFGSTRRAKLKAEDDPNLKAIIDVDTEVASIFGKSWDFHVIEALKIPLEKNLEMIYDSIVFLKEHGIEVIYDAEHFFDGFKRNKEYALSTIKEADKAGADCISLCDTNGGSLPFEIGNIINEIKSEIKSKIGIHAHNDSECAVANSLEAVKNGAVHVQGTINGYGERCGNANLCSIIPGLKIKMKLDCISDAQLGKLKNVSAYIAELGNISPEMHQPYVGASAFAHKGGIHVSAIQRHPDTYEHIKPELVGNRTRVIVSELSGRSNIIFKAKEYGVDLESADAKLDFILEKIKKLENEGYQFEGAEASFELLMKKALGTYKKFFDLEGFRVVIDKRGDMESRSEATIKLKVNDKEFHTAAEGNGPVNALDKALRKALIGAYPEIKNFNLTDYKVRVLEGEEGTGSVVRVLIRTHGYNKMWDTVGVSENIITASWYALVDSVEYGLSKFVDVNK